The Bacillus sp. Y1 genome has a window encoding:
- a CDS encoding DUF3231 family protein — protein sequence MKTIKPIKLGKNKTSTNEKLTSAELGKLWAIYTGNSMSKCILSYYLQHVEDKDIKVLLQTALNMCDEFMSTSKDILKMENCPIPKGFSKEDVNLGAPRLFEDEFYVHYLKYVAKAGMSINNVAIPLVYRADVNEFFTYCLKSIIDFMNQIKEVLMDKGFIIKPPLIPVPEKVEFAHKDFFNGYLGNVRPLHALEITHFYDNIENNVTSKALLVAFAQVAKDEKIRELFQKGRDMTTTNVEHFMKMLHNENLPSPSFLDHLVTTSTFSPFSDKLMLFHKMDMFSMKMRSFGNSVAVNGRHDVGLLYTKSLMKISTFVESAARTMIEKGWMELPPKAVDRDNLQSQ from the coding sequence TTGAAGACTATAAAGCCGATTAAATTGGGCAAAAATAAAACAAGCACGAATGAAAAATTAACGTCTGCAGAACTAGGGAAACTCTGGGCAATTTATACTGGTAATAGCATGTCAAAATGCATATTAAGTTATTACCTTCAACATGTTGAGGACAAGGATATTAAAGTCTTATTACAGACTGCACTAAACATGTGTGATGAATTCATGAGTACAAGTAAAGACATTTTAAAAATGGAAAATTGCCCAATCCCTAAAGGGTTTAGTAAAGAGGACGTAAACTTGGGTGCTCCAAGATTATTTGAAGATGAATTTTACGTTCATTACTTGAAATATGTTGCGAAAGCAGGTATGAGTATTAATAATGTTGCCATCCCACTTGTTTATAGAGCCGATGTTAATGAGTTTTTTACTTACTGTTTGAAATCAATTATAGACTTTATGAACCAAATCAAAGAAGTACTAATGGATAAAGGATTTATTATTAAACCACCCTTAATCCCAGTCCCCGAAAAAGTTGAATTTGCTCATAAAGATTTTTTTAATGGCTATCTAGGAAATGTACGTCCTTTACACGCATTAGAAATCACCCATTTTTACGATAATATCGAAAACAATGTAACTAGTAAGGCTTTATTAGTAGCATTTGCACAGGTAGCAAAGGATGAAAAAATTCGTGAACTATTCCAAAAAGGTAGAGATATGACTACAACCAATGTTGAGCACTTTATGAAAATGCTACATAATGAAAATTTACCTTCACCTTCTTTCCTAGATCATTTAGTCACAACATCTACGTTCTCTCCTTTTTCAGATAAGCTAATGTTATTTCACAAAATGGATATGTTTTCAATGAAAATGAGATCATTTGGTAATTCAGTAGCTGTTAATGGAAGGCATGACGTAGGGCTACTCTATACAAAATCTTTGATGAAAATTTCCACATTTGTAGAAAGTGCTGCAAGAACTATGATTGAAAAGGGATGGATGGAACTACCACCCAAAGCTGTTGATAGGGATAACTTGCAATCTCAATAA
- a CDS encoding cytochrome c oxidase subunit II, which translates to MHLDEKIWLTLSFGMIMIFMLITGYQTFALEMGPPSHQETIDPKKVDQTAPFNEPGIKKIGENEYEVVMTLQIFSFTPNAIEVPAGSKVHFILTSKDVVHGFEVANTNINAMVMPGHIQKITQTFDQPGEYLVLCNEYCGAGHQMMSMTISVK; encoded by the coding sequence ATGCATCTGGATGAAAAAATTTGGCTGACACTAAGTTTCGGTATGATTATGATATTTATGTTAATCACAGGTTATCAAACCTTTGCTCTCGAGATGGGCCCACCAAGTCATCAGGAAACGATTGATCCTAAGAAGGTAGATCAAACCGCACCCTTTAATGAACCAGGAATAAAGAAAATTGGTGAGAACGAATATGAAGTGGTCATGACGTTGCAAATTTTTAGCTTTACACCCAATGCGATTGAAGTTCCTGCTGGGTCAAAGGTTCACTTCATTCTAACTTCAAAGGATGTGGTACATGGATTTGAGGTAGCAAACACAAATATTAATGCAATGGTTATGCCAGGGCATATACAGAAAATTACTCAAACCTTTGATCAACCAGGCGAGTATTTGGTGTTATGTAACGAATATTGTGGGGCTGGCCATCAAATGATGAGCATGACCATTAGCGTGAAATAA
- a CDS encoding cbb3-type cytochrome c oxidase subunit I: METVIPSKEKVTVFNKANQVLGIHIEDARITKSYLLVAFIALLLGGFLGLLQGLNRAGVLELPVWLNYYQILTAHGLLLVVVLSAFFTIGYFYAGLSHTLGGLLPKVRKMAWIGFWMKMFGFVLVVIPILMNEASVMYTFYPPMAAHPMFYFGLVFIVLGVWMLAAGAFVNVSHWRKTHKGQHLPILAFFATGVFVLLVGATAFVAVEVLFMIIPWSLGWVDTINVMVARTLFWAFGHTAVNIWYLTAVSAWYVIVPKIIGGTRFNDYLTRVVVIALVIMNITGGFHHQIIDPGISLPIKFMHVFMSLAIGFPSLMTAYAMFRVFERTGRRKGGKGALGWLKKLPWGDVRFLSPFIAMAAFAPAGAGGIVQSTNQLNQVVHNTMWIVGHFHLTLGMTVVMTFFGISYWLVPFVSKRVLTPQMNRIGVVQTIIWTIGMVIMATSMHIVGLLGSPRRTSYTTYGEHAAAQAWDPYMMMIGIGATFLLIAVIIQVYAIFNMMFFAPKGETEFPIAEVEAAESPTPYLTERWGVWVIIMLIVVAMAYVLPLTDMIVNAPPGSPPFKTW; the protein is encoded by the coding sequence TTGGAAACAGTAATACCATCAAAGGAAAAAGTGACAGTTTTTAACAAAGCCAATCAAGTGCTTGGAATTCATATAGAGGATGCAAGAATCACGAAATCATATCTTTTGGTTGCTTTTATCGCATTGCTACTTGGTGGATTCCTCGGTTTATTACAAGGACTGAACCGTGCGGGTGTGTTGGAACTACCTGTATGGCTAAATTATTATCAAATCCTTACAGCACATGGTCTACTACTGGTAGTGGTACTTTCTGCATTTTTTACAATCGGCTATTTCTATGCAGGATTATCACATACATTAGGAGGACTACTTCCTAAAGTGAGAAAAATGGCTTGGATTGGATTTTGGATGAAAATGTTTGGTTTTGTCTTAGTTGTTATTCCTATTTTAATGAATGAAGCATCTGTTATGTATACATTCTATCCACCTATGGCAGCTCACCCAATGTTTTATTTTGGACTCGTTTTTATTGTACTTGGGGTATGGATGCTAGCAGCAGGAGCTTTTGTGAATGTTTCCCACTGGAGAAAGACTCATAAAGGACAGCATCTTCCTATTCTTGCTTTCTTTGCTACAGGTGTATTTGTTTTATTAGTTGGTGCAACGGCGTTTGTTGCGGTCGAAGTACTTTTTATGATAATTCCATGGTCACTAGGATGGGTGGATACGATTAATGTAATGGTGGCGCGTACACTGTTCTGGGCTTTTGGTCATACAGCGGTAAATATTTGGTATTTAACAGCCGTTTCTGCATGGTATGTAATTGTGCCAAAGATTATTGGAGGCACCCGATTTAATGATTATTTAACACGTGTAGTGGTAATTGCCTTGGTTATTATGAACATCACCGGTGGATTTCACCATCAAATTATTGACCCAGGCATTTCGCTCCCGATTAAATTCATGCACGTATTTATGAGTTTGGCTATAGGTTTTCCTTCTTTAATGACGGCGTATGCGATGTTTAGAGTTTTCGAACGGACCGGTAGAAGAAAAGGTGGAAAGGGAGCATTAGGCTGGTTGAAGAAACTGCCTTGGGGTGATGTGCGCTTTCTATCTCCTTTCATTGCCATGGCAGCGTTCGCCCCTGCTGGAGCAGGAGGGATCGTTCAGAGCACGAACCAATTAAATCAGGTTGTTCATAATACGATGTGGATCGTAGGTCACTTTCATTTAACTCTTGGAATGACAGTAGTGATGACATTTTTCGGTATTAGCTACTGGTTAGTTCCTTTCGTTTCAAAACGTGTTTTGACTCCACAGATGAATAGAATTGGAGTGGTACAAACCATTATTTGGACCATTGGAATGGTCATCATGGCTACTTCAATGCATATTGTTGGGTTGTTAGGCTCTCCACGAAGAACATCATATACCACATATGGCGAGCATGCTGCAGCCCAAGCTTGGGACCCGTATATGATGATGATTGGAATTGGCGCAACGTTTTTATTGATTGCTGTCATCATTCAAGTATACGCCATATTTAATATGATGTTCTTTGCTCCAAAAGGGGAAACAGAGTTCCCTATAGCCGAGGTTGAAGCAGCAGAATCTCCAACACCATATTTAACCGAGCGTTGGGGTGTTTGGGTAATTATCATGTTAATCGTTGTTGCTATGGCCTATGTATTGCCGTTAACAGATATGATCGTTAATGCACCACCAGGATCGCCACCATTTAAAACATGGTAA